TTTGAAATTGGAGCATTGAAGCTACCAAGTAACTTAGCGATAAGTACTTCTCTACTTGGAATTTCTGCGATTTCCCTAATGCCGTCTTCATTGAAGTAAGTACCTTCAACCACACCAGCTTTAAGCTGAAGCGATTTTGCTTTCGCACTCATTTCTTTTAGGACTTTAGCAGGAGTCACAGGATCATCATAACCAAACGCGAAAGCGTTAGGGCCAGTCAAATCATTAGCAAGACTTTCGAATTGTGTACCTTCTGCAGCACGTTTTACAAGGTTATTCTTATAAACTTTGTATTCAACGCCAGCGTCACGACACGCGTTTCTAAGGTCAGTTGCTTCTTCAACGTTCAAACCTTTGTACTCTACGAGAACTAATGATTGAGCGCGATCGAGCTTCTCACGAATCTCAGCAACAACACCTTTTTTTAGTTCGAAGTTCTTAGACATTTGTCCACCTCCTTAAATCTATTCAGTAAAAAACCCCTTTGCTTTGACAAAGAGGCAGAATCAATCATTATAATTGAACTCATCCTCGGTAGGAAATTAAGCTTGCGCTCCTACTGTCTCTGGCTGGTTTTTCACTAGTGAAGTATATCAGAGGAGAAATGTTTTGTCAACACCCTCCCCGTATATATAT
The window above is part of the Fusibacter sp. A1 genome. Proteins encoded here:
- the rplJ gene encoding 50S ribosomal protein L10 → MSKNFELKKGVVAEIREKLDRAQSLVLVEYKGLNVEEATDLRNACRDAGVEYKVYKNNLVKRAAEGTQFESLANDLTGPNAFAFGYDDPVTPAKVLKEMSAKAKSLQLKAGVVEGTYFNEDGIREIAEIPSREVLIAKLLGSFNAPISNFAYLLSNIAEKKEQEA